TTGTTCGGGAGCTTGCGACATTGGGATTAAGTACGCAGAGGAGCTGGCGAGCCAATCGTAGCCGACGCGCGGCGCTGGCGCTGGAAAAGCTGCCAGTTGGCCATCGCGCTAGGCCAGAAACAGCCGATAGGCGGCGCTATCGGTCTCCTCGACATGCTCCAGGCCGCTTTGCGCCAGATGGGCGCGAAACCGTGCCCGCTCCGCGACCGGCACTTGCAGGCCGACCAGCGCCCGTCCGTCGGCCGCGCCATGGTTACGGTAATGAAACAGGCTGATATTCCAGTGGGCGCCCAGGCGACCGAGGAAGTGGGCGAGCGCGCCGGGTCGCTCGTCGAACGTAAACCGGTACAAAAGTTCGTCCGCCAGCTTGCCGTGTCCGCCGACCATGTGCCGCAGATGCAGCTTGGCGCTTTCGTTTTCGGTCAGATCGACCACCGCGTAACCGTGCTGGCGCAACTGCCCGTACAGTGCCTGACGCTGATTGCCGGCGGTCTGCACGCCCACGTAGACGTTCGCGGCTTCGGCGCTGGCATAACGGTAGTTGAACTCAGTGATCTGGCGGGCACCGATGGCCTCGCAAAAATGCACAAAGCTGCCCGGCCGTTCGGGGATGGTGGCAGCGAAGATCGCCTCGCGCCGCTCGCCGATCTCGGCCCACTCGGCCACGTAACGCAGACTGTCGAAATTCATATTGGCGCCGGAACACACCGCCACCAGCGTGCGGCCCTGGCAGCGCTCGCGCGCCACGTAGCGCTTGAGACCGGCCAATGCCAATGCGCCGGCTGGCTCGACGATAGCGCGTGTGTCCTCGAAGGTGTCCTTGATGGCGGCACAGATTTCGTCGTGATTGACCAGCAGCATCTCGTCCACGTACTGGCGGACCAGACGAAACGGCTCCCGGCCTACCTGGCGCACCGCCGTGCCGTCGGCAAACAGCCCAACGCTGCGCAGGCTGACCCGGCGGCCCCTGGCAAGCGAGCGCGCCATGGCGTCGGCATCATCGGCCTCGACGCCCACGATGCGGATTTCCGGGCGCAGGCGCTTGACGTAAGCAGCGATCCCGCCGATCAGTCCACCGCCGCCAACCGGCACAAAGACGGCGTCCAGCGGCCCCTGGCGCTGACGCAGCAACTCGGCGCCAATGGTGCCCTGTCCGGCGATCACCAGTGGATCGTCGTAGGGATGCACAAAGCTCAGTCCCCGTGCGCTGGCCAGCGTCAGCGCGTGCTGGTAGGCGTCGGTGTAGTCCTCGCCGTGCAGCAGGGTTTCCGCGCCCAGGCGCTCAACGGCGTCGACCTTGATTTGCTGCGTGGTAACCGGCATTACGATCAAGGCGTGGCTGCCCAGCCGATGCGCTGCCAGTGCCACGCCCTGCGCGTGGTTGCCGGCCGAGGCGGTGATCACACCCGCTTTCAATGCCTGCCGCGGCAGGTGCGACATCTTGTTGTAGGCGCCGCGCAGCTTGAACGAAAACACCGGCTGCAAATCCTCGCGCTTGAGCAGCACGCGGTTTTTCAGGCGCAGCGACAGGCTCTCGGCCAGGTCCAGCGGCGATTCGATGGCCACATCGTAGACGCGGGCATTCAGGGTCAGC
The nucleotide sequence above comes from Immundisolibacter sp.. Encoded proteins:
- the ilvA gene encoding threonine ammonia-lyase, biosynthetic — protein: MSRDYLVLTLNARVYDVAIESPLDLAESLSLRLKNRVLLKREDLQPVFSFKLRGAYNKMSHLPRQALKAGVITASAGNHAQGVALAAHRLGSHALIVMPVTTQQIKVDAVERLGAETLLHGEDYTDAYQHALTLASARGLSFVHPYDDPLVIAGQGTIGAELLRQRQGPLDAVFVPVGGGGLIGGIAAYVKRLRPEIRIVGVEADDADAMARSLARGRRVSLRSVGLFADGTAVRQVGREPFRLVRQYVDEMLLVNHDEICAAIKDTFEDTRAIVEPAGALALAGLKRYVARERCQGRTLVAVCSGANMNFDSLRYVAEWAEIGERREAIFAATIPERPGSFVHFCEAIGARQITEFNYRYASAEAANVYVGVQTAGNQRQALYGQLRQHGYAVVDLTENESAKLHLRHMVGGHGKLADELLYRFTFDERPGALAHFLGRLGAHWNISLFHYRNHGAADGRALVGLQVPVAERARFRAHLAQSGLEHVEETDSAAYRLFLA